Part of the Acidimicrobiia bacterium genome, GAAGCAATGGAGGAACGCCAGGTCACCGTCGACGGCACGACCAGACCACTTCCCCCACCGTTCATCGTCATCGCCACCCAGAACCCGCTCGAACATGAGGGAACCTATCCGCTCCCCGAGGCCCAACTCGACCGATTCATGATGAAATTGGTCATCGGATATCCAGAGCGCTCGGACTCCGTTCAAATCCTGGACCGACATGGCATGAGCTCACAGTTCGACGAAATCAAGCCTGTCGTGACGGGAGAAGACATCAACGAGATGATCCAGGTTGCCCGTCGCATTCATGTCGCCGATTCAGTACGCGAATACATCGTCGACCTAGTCGAAGGCACCCGCCGAAACGCCGAAATCCTGTTGGGCGCCTCCCCCCGTTCGGCGCTGTTCATTCAACGCGTGTCACGGGCCAGAGCAGCCATAGACGGGCGCGAGTACGTGACTCCCGATGACGTGAAATTGGTGGCCGCTCCGGTCTTGGCCCATCGAATGATTCTTCGTCCGGAGGCCCACATGCGAGGCACGACCATGGAATCGGTCATCGCTGGTGTTATCTCGCATCTGCGAGTTCCTGGCATGAGCAAGCCGACCTGATGCTGACGGACCGGGGCTGGGGTGCCGCAGGCGCTGGACTCGCTCTGGTGGCCCTGTGGGCCGCTCTCGGGGAACTCGAGCTACTGGTGACTGCGGTGCTTCTCTTTGTTGGCATCGGATTTGGTCTGGTGTATGTGCGATTGTCCCAACCCCGCGTTTCGATCGTTCGCCAGATCAATCCTTCGCTCGTATACGAAGGCGACCAGGCCATCGTTCAGGCAACTATCACAAACAACGGTCGATTCCGGGTCATCAATCCGACGGTAGAGGATGAAGTGGGTGGGCTGGGCGCCGCACGCTTCCATGCGTCGGCCATCAAAGCCGACGAGTCCGTCGTAGCCAATTACCAGATCGTGTGCCGCCCAAGAGGCATCTACACGGTCGGACCGGCAGTTTTGGTTCTGCAGGATCCGTTCCGGTTCGCCAGGCGTCGGTCGATCGTAGGATCGTCTGACCGCCTCGTGGTCTACCCCGAAGTGGAACGGTTGACCGGCTTTCCGATCGTACGGGGCAGGGATCCCGCGGTGCACGCCTCCCGACCCGAGTTCTCCCATCGTGGCGGCGAGGACTTCTTCACCATCCGCGAGTACCGCACCGGCGATGACCTACGCCGGGTGCATTGGCCAACATCGGCCAAACGTGATCAGCTGATGATCCGCCAGTTGGAAACGCCGTGGCAGTCCCAGGCGCTTGTGATGCTCGACGTTCGCGCCAGCGCCTACTCGTCGCCTGCCGCCTTTGAAAAAGCCGTGAAGGGGGCGGCGTCCGTAACAAGCCATCTGTTCAGTTCTGGCTTCGAGACTTCCGTATGGACCGGAGCCGTCGCTCTCAGTCCTGGAGAGCCTTACGCAAAAGTCATGGAAACGTTGGCCGTCGTGCGACCCTCAACCACCTTCGACATAGTCGCGGCGGCCACCCGGCTCCAGAAATCGGGCCGGGGCGGGGCGCTCATCATCGTCACGGGGCGCCCTGACGATGACCTCATCGCAGCTCATCGGCTGCTCAGCCGTGATTATCCATCGACGATCGCCCTCACCGTCTCGGCCGGTGCCGAGGCCGTCTCATTCCAACAACTCGGCGCGGTAACGCTGAACGTCGAGCCCGACCAGTCCTGGGCTGCCGCCTGGCTCACTGCAACGAATCCATCATGGTCTACCGTTTCAGCCGGCTGATCCTTCTGCTGTCGGTGGCCTTTGCCGTCCTGCGGCTCGGCAGCCTGCTCAGGCCGGCCGAATCTGGTCCACCTTGGCAGCTCGTACTCGGCGCAGCCTTCTTGATGGGCTCGGCCATCACCTGGCTCGTGGTGAACGCCCGGCTTACCTCGATGTCCTACTTCACCGCCAATTTGCTCGGCTATGTGCTCGCCTCGCTCCGCATCATGGCTCCGTCCACGCTCATGTTCGGAATTCTCCCCACCGGAGCCACCCGGGAAGTTTTGATAGACGAACTGGATTTCGCCATCGAGCTCATCCGATTTGGTTCAACCCCGGTTCTCCCGGTCCGCGGCCTCATCGCGGTGATTGCCCTGGCGTTCTGGATCTTCGGGGCGTTGGGCACGTGGGGCCTCGCATCCCGGCGGCCCGCCTGGGCACTTCTGCCGCCCCTCATGCTCAGTCTCCAGCTCGCCACGATCGACCGGCTCCCCAGTCGTACGAGCTTGATGATGGCTTTCGCCTTGTTGGTCGCTTTGAGTCTCCTGGCGATCGCGGTCGATGAGCGCCGGCAAGGGACCGGCCGTCTCCGCGACCGACAAGGCGGCGCCCGGCCTCGTACCGGACTTTCGGTTTCGGTCGTGACCGTGGTGGCGATAGTGGCCGCTGCCGTCATCGGCAGCACCACATTGGCCGGACTCGTACCTGCTTCCGGGCTGCTCGAGTGGCGCTCCCGCTCCGGCCTCGGCGGCGGTATCTACGGCGGAGTGTCGTACAACCTATTTGTGTCGATAACCCAATCCGACCTCCTCTCGCTGAGTGCTGAACCAGTGTTTGTCGCCCGGGTAGCCGGTCCGGTCGATCCCGGGTCGCTCTATTGGAAGCTCATCAGTCTTGAGAAGTTCGACGGGACGAACTGGTATCCGGGCGACCAAGGGTTCACCCGACCTGCCGGTTCGCTTGGATACGGAAGCGAGGATCACAAGTATCAGGGCAATACCGTCTCCATGGCACAAGTGATACAAATCCTCCAACTCAAGGCGAACTATCTGCCGGCGCTGGCCGGCGTATCCGCCATGGAGTCCGACAACCGTCTCCTCGACGAATCGTTCTCAGTACGCGAAGACGGCTCGCTTCGGTTCGACGCACGGACGTTTTCAGGACTGACGTACTCGGTCGAGTCCCAGGTGCCGAACGACTCGATCGCGGCCCTCGCCACCCTGCCGGACGGACGCTTGTCTCCCCTTTTCGAGGCTGCCGGCGAAGCCGGACTCTTCCAGGCCATCGCCGTTCCGACGACGGAGCGATTCCGCCCGCCGGATCTTGGCGACTACACCGATCTGCCGGCCGATATCGACCCTCGCATTGCGGCCCTGGCCAAAGAACTCACGGCGACAGCCACCACACCGTTCGAACGAGCGGTAATGCTGGAGGCCTTCTTCCGGGACCCGGTCCAGTTCTCATACTCGGTCGACATCGAGGCCGGCCACTCGGCCACCACCCTGGCCGATTGGCTATTTGAGAGCAGCAGCCCAAATTTCCGGATCGGCTATTGCGAGCAGTTCGCCACGAGCATGGCCGTTATGGCTCGAGAGCTCGGCATTCCATCGAGGGTCTCCCTCGGCTTCACACCTGGCGAGGTTGACGAGGATGGTCTGGTCATCGTCCGTCAACGCAACGCACACGCCTGGGTCGAGTTGTGGATGGACGGCCATGGTTGGGTGGAGTTCGATCCCACGCCGCGATCGGACGGCATCAACCCGGCGACGAATCTTGGGTTCGATCCTCGTACGGTGACACTACCGGCCATCGACCCGGCCGACCCGAACCTCGCCCCAGGCCAGACACCCCAGGACATCCAGGATCTGCTGGACCGGATCAATGACAATCCGGATGCCAGCCCCATCGTTCCCCTCCCGACGACACGGGGACCGCTGTCGATCCCGAATGCCGTATGGTGGGTGTTCGGAGCCATCCTGGCAATGTCGCTCATCCCGGCATCGAAAACGCTCCGCCGGAGGGGCCGCAGAAAGCAGGCTCTTTCGGGCGACATCCGGGCGGCCTGGTCGGACATCTTCGACCGACTCGTCGATCTCAAACATCCGGTTTCAGGGCATCTCACTCCGGCCGAACTAGCCCGAAATACCGAACCATCCCTGGTTCCACTCGCCATGGCTTACGGCGCTGTCACCTATGGCCCAGACCGACCCACCGGGCTGTCAGAGCGTCAAAGAAACATCTCGCTTTTCACGCACGCCGACAGCTGGATCAAAGCCAAACACACCAGAAGTGAACGCCTGCGCGGCTTATGGAATATCCGGTCGGCGAGAAGCTAACCGGAGGCGGCATCTTCTCCGCCTAAGCGGAGAATGTCCAGGAATCGTTCACGGTCGAGCTCAAAACGAGTCACATCATCTTCGACTGACCGGGCAATCTCATCGATCGCCACGAAGAAGGCCAGCTGACCCGACTTCAGCGCGTCAAGGAGTTGATCGTCGTTTTCCACCACCCGGAATATCGAAACACCATCAGTGACAAGCTTCACATCGGCAAGATGCGTTTCCATGTCGGCATTTCGACGCAAATAGTCCCAGGCACGCCGGACGCGCTGGACGGACATGCCGTTGTCAAGCAGGCTCCGTACCACCCGAAGAGCGACGAGATCACGAAACGAATACAGACGACGAACACCGGGACGACCACCGGTCGATTGAATCGATGGTCGGACCAGATCGACGCGGTCCCAATACCGAAGCTGATGTAAAGAACAGTTCGTCAGTTTTGACGACTGCTGCGCCGAGTAACCCTCTTCCAAGACATCTCCAAAACCAGTGGCGGCGATGTAGTAGGTGCCGCGTCTTGCCTCCGTGAAGCCGATGAGTCATCCTCACGCGGCCCCGAAGCGATACCCTAGCGCAACTTATCAGGGTGTGATTCCGTGAGAACAGGTTCGTTTAGGAAACGATCAATCTTCGGCGCGGGCATCGGTTGAGTGGCGACGATCGACGACTTTGGGCCGCCTCCCTTGCACGATGGCAAA contains:
- a CDS encoding DUF58 domain-containing protein; the encoded protein is MLTDRGWGAAGAGLALVALWAALGELELLVTAVLLFVGIGFGLVYVRLSQPRVSIVRQINPSLVYEGDQAIVQATITNNGRFRVINPTVEDEVGGLGAARFHASAIKADESVVANYQIVCRPRGIYTVGPAVLVLQDPFRFARRRSIVGSSDRLVVYPEVERLTGFPIVRGRDPAVHASRPEFSHRGGEDFFTIREYRTGDDLRRVHWPTSAKRDQLMIRQLETPWQSQALVMLDVRASAYSSPAAFEKAVKGAASVTSHLFSSGFETSVWTGAVALSPGEPYAKVMETLAVVRPSTTFDIVAAATRLQKSGRGGALIIVTGRPDDDLIAAHRLLSRDYPSTIALTVSAGAEAVSFQQLGAVTLNVEPDQSWAAAWLTATNPSWSTVSAG
- a CDS encoding DUF3488 domain-containing protein, with the translated sequence MVYRFSRLILLLSVAFAVLRLGSLLRPAESGPPWQLVLGAAFLMGSAITWLVVNARLTSMSYFTANLLGYVLASLRIMAPSTLMFGILPTGATREVLIDELDFAIELIRFGSTPVLPVRGLIAVIALAFWIFGALGTWGLASRRPAWALLPPLMLSLQLATIDRLPSRTSLMMAFALLVALSLLAIAVDERRQGTGRLRDRQGGARPRTGLSVSVVTVVAIVAAAVIGSTTLAGLVPASGLLEWRSRSGLGGGIYGGVSYNLFVSITQSDLLSLSAEPVFVARVAGPVDPGSLYWKLISLEKFDGTNWYPGDQGFTRPAGSLGYGSEDHKYQGNTVSMAQVIQILQLKANYLPALAGVSAMESDNRLLDESFSVREDGSLRFDARTFSGLTYSVESQVPNDSIAALATLPDGRLSPLFEAAGEAGLFQAIAVPTTERFRPPDLGDYTDLPADIDPRIAALAKELTATATTPFERAVMLEAFFRDPVQFSYSVDIEAGHSATTLADWLFESSSPNFRIGYCEQFATSMAVMARELGIPSRVSLGFTPGEVDEDGLVIVRQRNAHAWVELWMDGHGWVEFDPTPRSDGINPATNLGFDPRTVTLPAIDPADPNLAPGQTPQDIQDLLDRINDNPDASPIVPLPTTRGPLSIPNAVWWVFGAILAMSLIPASKTLRRRGRRKQALSGDIRAAWSDIFDRLVDLKHPVSGHLTPAELARNTEPSLVPLAMAYGAVTYGPDRPTGLSERQRNISLFTHADSWIKAKHTRSERLRGLWNIRSARS
- a CDS encoding MerR family transcriptional regulator, yielding MAATGFGDVLEEGYSAQQSSKLTNCSLHQLRYWDRVDLVRPSIQSTGGRPGVRRLYSFRDLVALRVVRSLLDNGMSVQRVRRAWDYLRRNADMETHLADVKLVTDGVSIFRVVENDDQLLDALKSGQLAFFVAIDEIARSVEDDVTRFELDRERFLDILRLGGEDAASG
- a CDS encoding MoxR family ATPase, with amino-acid sequence MPEPQELAKFADRHKAIATNVARVIQGKREVIDLLIACLLAEGHVLIEDVPGVGKTQLAKSLARSIESTFQRIQFTPDLLPSDITGVSVWNRQISEFEFKGGAIFANVVVGDEINRASPKTQSALLEAMEERQVTVDGTTRPLPPPFIVIATQNPLEHEGTYPLPEAQLDRFMMKLVIGYPERSDSVQILDRHGMSSQFDEIKPVVTGEDINEMIQVARRIHVADSVREYIVDLVEGTRRNAEILLGASPRSALFIQRVSRARAAIDGREYVTPDDVKLVAAPVLAHRMILRPEAHMRGTTMESVIAGVISHLRVPGMSKPT